From Tepidibacillus fermentans, one genomic window encodes:
- the tuf gene encoding elongation factor Tu → MAKAKFERTKPHVNIGTIGHVDHGKTTLTAAITTVLSKTGGAVATAYDQIDKAPEERERGITISTAHVEYETANRHYAHVDCPGHADYVKNMITGAAQMDGAILVVSAADGPMPQTREHILLSRQVGVPYIVVFMNKVDMVDDEELLELVEMEIRDLLSEYEFPGDDIPVIKGSALKALENPDSEWANAIHELMKAVDEYIPTPERDVDKPFLMPVEDVFSITGRGTVATGRVERGTVKVGDEVEIVGLNEETKKTVVTGVEMFRKLLDQAQAGDNIGALLRGVDRKEIERGQVLAKPASVKPHTVFKAQVYILTKEEGGRHTPFFNGYRPQFYFRTTDVTGVIKLPEGTEMVMPGDNITMEVELIAPIAIEEGTRFAIREGGRTVGAGAVSTILK, encoded by the coding sequence ATGGCAAAAGCTAAATTTGAGCGTACAAAACCACACGTTAACATTGGTACTATTGGCCACGTTGACCATGGTAAAACTACTTTAACAGCTGCTATTACTACTGTGCTTTCTAAAACTGGTGGTGCAGTTGCTACCGCTTATGATCAGATCGATAAAGCTCCAGAAGAACGTGAACGTGGTATCACTATTTCAACAGCACACGTTGAATATGAAACAGCAAATCGCCACTATGCACACGTTGACTGCCCTGGTCATGCTGACTATGTAAAAAACATGATTACTGGTGCAGCGCAAATGGACGGTGCGATCTTAGTCGTATCTGCTGCTGATGGTCCAATGCCACAGACTCGCGAGCACATTCTACTTTCTCGTCAAGTAGGTGTTCCTTACATCGTTGTATTCATGAACAAAGTTGATATGGTTGACGATGAAGAATTATTAGAATTAGTAGAAATGGAAATTCGTGATTTATTATCTGAATACGAATTCCCAGGAGACGATATTCCAGTTATCAAAGGTTCTGCTCTTAAAGCATTAGAAAACCCAGACAGTGAGTGGGCAAATGCTATTCATGAATTAATGAAAGCTGTTGATGAGTACATCCCAACTCCTGAGCGTGACGTTGATAAGCCTTTCTTAATGCCAGTTGAGGACGTATTCTCTATTACTGGTCGTGGTACTGTAGCAACAGGTCGTGTTGAGCGTGGTACGGTTAAAGTTGGGGATGAAGTAGAAATCGTTGGTCTTAACGAAGAAACAAAGAAAACAGTTGTTACAGGGGTTGAAATGTTCCGTAAGCTTCTTGACCAAGCTCAAGCCGGTGACAACATTGGTGCATTGCTTCGTGGTGTCGACCGTAAAGAAATCGAGCGTGGACAAGTTTTAGCAAAACCAGCTTCTGTTAAACCTCATACTGTTTTTAAAGCACAAGTATACATCTTAACAAAAGAAGAAGGTGGACGTCATACCCCATTCTTCAACGGATACCGTCCTCAATTCTATTTCCGTACAACCGACGTTACTGGCGTTATCAAATTACCAGAAGGTACAGAAATGGTTATGCCAGGAGATAACATCACAATGGAAGTTGAATTAATTGCTCCTATCGCAATTGAAGAAGGTACTCGTTTCGCGATTCGCGAAGGCGGACGTACCGTTGGTGCCGGAGCCGTATCTACTATCCTTAAGTAA
- a CDS encoding DMT family transporter, whose protein sequence is MNLILLITLLLIAILAISSSAILVKETNAPSAIIATYRLFFTVAILFFPTILYHRKELFSVQKKELIYSILAGLFLALHFITWFESLNYTSIASSVVLVTMQPIFAMIGGVLFFKERYTFIAVIGSTIAVIGGMIIGWGDFRIGGMALWGDILALIGALLATVYWLFGQFVRARLSLLPYALLVYGSSLFALIFYDLFFSYSFFSYQKRDWIVFILIAIIPNILGHTIFNWSMKYISATTVSMLILGEPVGSMILAYILYRERLNITQWIGSFCIFLGIFLYLRYQSGQKLENESF, encoded by the coding sequence ATGAATCTAATTTTACTGATAACATTATTATTAATCGCAATCCTAGCCATTTCGTCATCAGCTATCCTCGTAAAGGAAACCAATGCACCATCAGCAATTATCGCAACTTATCGACTTTTCTTTACAGTAGCTATTTTATTTTTTCCTACTATTCTATATCACCGAAAGGAACTGTTTTCTGTTCAAAAGAAAGAACTTATCTATTCAATCCTTGCTGGACTATTTTTAGCGCTTCATTTTATTACTTGGTTTGAATCATTAAACTATACATCGATTGCTAGTTCTGTTGTCCTTGTGACGATGCAACCAATCTTCGCAATGATCGGAGGAGTACTTTTTTTTAAAGAACGGTACACATTCATTGCAGTCATTGGAAGTACCATTGCTGTTATTGGAGGAATGATCATTGGCTGGGGTGATTTTCGTATAGGTGGTATGGCATTATGGGGGGATATTTTAGCATTAATTGGTGCACTATTGGCAACAGTATATTGGCTTTTTGGGCAATTTGTACGTGCGAGATTATCATTACTACCATATGCCTTACTTGTGTATGGTTCATCGCTGTTTGCATTGATATTCTATGATTTGTTTTTTTCATATTCTTTCTTCTCATATCAAAAAAGAGATTGGATTGTGTTTATTCTGATCGCTATTATCCCTAATATTCTAGGACACACGATTTTTAATTGGTCAATGAAATACATTAGTGCTACAACCGTATCGATGTTAATTCTTGGTGAACCAGTTGGATCGATGATCTTAGCTTACATCCTGTATCGAGAACGATTAAACATCACACAATGGATCGGTAGTTTTTGCATTTTCCTCGGAATCTTTCTTTATCTTCGTTATCAGTCTGGCCAAAAATTGGAGAATGAAAGTTTTTGA
- the rpsJ gene encoding 30S ribosomal protein S10, producing MAKQKIRIRLKAYDHRVLDQSAAKIVDTAKRSGAKVSGPIPLPTEKSVYTILRAVHKYKDSREQFEMRTHKRLIDIINPTPQTVDSLMRLDLPSGVDIEIKL from the coding sequence ATGGCAAAACAAAAAATTCGTATTCGTTTAAAGGCTTATGATCACAGAGTATTAGATCAGTCAGCAGCTAAGATTGTAGACACTGCAAAGCGTTCTGGGGCAAAAGTTTCTGGACCAATTCCGTTGCCTACAGAAAAATCAGTATATACAATTCTTAGAGCAGTCCACAAGTATAAGGATTCTCGTGAACAGTTTGAAATGCGTACTCATAAACGCTTGATTGACATTATCAATCCAACACCACAAACTGTAGATTCCTTAATGAGACTTGATCTACCATCTGGTGTAGATATTGAAATCAAATTATAA
- a CDS encoding 50S ribosomal protein L7ae-like protein — protein MSYEKVKQAKHLSIGLKQTLKSLERDAALEIVVAKDAERRVTQKVIQLAEEKKVPIFYVDSMKQLGKACGIEVGASTVAILRS, from the coding sequence ATGTCTTATGAAAAAGTAAAACAGGCGAAGCACCTTTCAATTGGCTTGAAACAAACTCTTAAATCCCTTGAAAGGGATGCGGCATTAGAAATTGTGGTTGCAAAAGATGCCGAAAGAAGAGTGACTCAAAAAGTGATTCAATTAGCTGAGGAAAAAAAGGTGCCGATCTTTTATGTGGATTCAATGAAACAGCTTGGTAAAGCTTGCGGGATCGAAGTTGGTGCATCAACCGTAGCTATACTAAGAAGTTAA
- the fusA gene encoding elongation factor G → MAREFSLKNTRNIGIMAHIDAGKTTTTERVLYYTGRTHKIGEVHEGAATMDWMEQEQERGITITSAATTAQWKGHRINIIDTPGHVDFTVEVERSLRVLDGAVTVLDAKSGVEPQTETVWRQATTYGVPRIVYVNKMDILGANYLRSVQTIYDRLQAKAVPIQLPIGAEDQFEGIIDLIEMVAYFYEDDLGTKIVKKEIPAEYKELAEEWRLKMIESAAEVDEELMMKYLEGEEISNEEIKAALRKGTINVEIFPVLCGSSYRNKGVQLMLDAVIDYLPSPVDIPPIKGHLEDGTEDERPADDNAPFSALAFKIMTDPYVGKLTFFRVYSGVLNSGSYVLNSTKGKRERIGRILQMHANHRQEISTVYSGDIAAAVGLKDTTTGDTLCDDKAPIVLESMTFPEPVIRLSVEPKTKADQDKMGMALAKLAEEDPTFKTHTDEETGQTIIAGMGELHLDIIVDRLKREFKVEANVGAPQVAYKETIRKSAKVEGKFVRQSGGRGQYGHVWIEFEPLEPGQGFVFENKIVGGVVPKEYIPAVQAGIEEAMQNGLIAGYPVIDLKATIFDGSYHDVDSSEMAFKIAGSLALKAAASKCDPVILEPVMKVEVTVPEEYMGDVMGDLNSRRGRIEGMEAVSGAQIIRAMVPLAEMFGYATTLRSKTQGRGNYSMHFDHYEEVPKNIAETIITKNKG, encoded by the coding sequence ATGGCTAGAGAATTCTCCTTAAAAAATACACGTAATATTGGGATCATGGCCCATATTGACGCGGGGAAAACGACAACAACTGAACGTGTACTTTATTACACTGGTCGTACTCATAAGATTGGTGAAGTGCACGAAGGTGCTGCAACTATGGACTGGATGGAACAAGAGCAGGAGCGTGGTATTACCATTACTTCTGCTGCAACCACCGCCCAATGGAAAGGACACCGCATCAATATCATTGATACCCCAGGACACGTCGACTTTACCGTTGAGGTAGAACGTTCCTTGCGTGTATTAGATGGAGCAGTAACAGTATTAGACGCAAAAAGTGGTGTTGAGCCGCAAACGGAAACAGTTTGGCGTCAAGCTACAACCTATGGAGTTCCACGTATCGTATATGTAAACAAAATGGATATCCTAGGTGCAAATTATTTGCGTTCTGTCCAAACTATTTATGATCGTTTGCAAGCGAAAGCTGTGCCAATTCAGCTACCGATTGGTGCAGAAGATCAGTTTGAAGGAATCATTGACTTAATCGAAATGGTTGCTTATTTCTATGAAGATGATTTAGGAACCAAAATCGTTAAGAAAGAGATTCCTGCTGAATACAAGGAGTTAGCAGAAGAGTGGAGGCTCAAAATGATTGAGTCTGCTGCGGAAGTTGATGAAGAACTAATGATGAAGTACTTAGAAGGGGAAGAGATCTCTAATGAAGAGATCAAAGCTGCACTTCGTAAGGGAACGATTAATGTAGAGATATTCCCTGTACTTTGCGGTTCTTCTTATCGAAACAAAGGTGTTCAGTTAATGCTGGATGCAGTCATTGATTACTTACCATCACCTGTAGATATCCCGCCGATTAAAGGGCACTTAGAAGATGGTACAGAAGACGAAAGACCAGCGGATGATAATGCGCCATTTTCAGCATTAGCATTTAAGATTATGACTGACCCTTATGTAGGTAAATTAACTTTCTTCCGTGTGTATTCTGGTGTATTGAACTCTGGTTCTTATGTGCTAAATTCAACAAAAGGCAAGCGTGAACGTATTGGACGTATACTTCAAATGCATGCAAATCACAGACAGGAAATCAGCACTGTCTATTCTGGTGATATTGCAGCAGCAGTAGGTTTGAAGGATACGACAACAGGTGATACGCTTTGCGATGATAAAGCGCCAATTGTTCTTGAATCGATGACTTTCCCTGAGCCAGTTATTCGTCTATCTGTTGAGCCAAAAACAAAGGCTGACCAAGATAAGATGGGTATGGCATTAGCAAAACTAGCTGAAGAAGACCCAACATTTAAAACGCACACCGATGAAGAAACAGGTCAAACCATTATTGCCGGTATGGGTGAACTCCATCTAGATATTATCGTTGACCGCTTAAAACGTGAATTCAAGGTAGAAGCAAACGTTGGTGCACCTCAGGTTGCGTATAAAGAAACGATTCGTAAGTCTGCAAAAGTTGAAGGTAAATTCGTTCGTCAATCTGGTGGACGCGGACAATATGGTCATGTTTGGATTGAATTCGAACCACTTGAGCCAGGCCAAGGATTTGTATTTGAAAATAAAATTGTTGGTGGTGTGGTTCCAAAAGAATATATTCCAGCAGTACAAGCAGGTATTGAAGAAGCCATGCAAAATGGTCTGATAGCTGGTTACCCGGTTATTGACTTAAAGGCAACTATTTTTGATGGTTCTTATCATGATGTTGACTCATCAGAAATGGCGTTTAAGATTGCAGGTTCTTTAGCGTTAAAAGCAGCTGCATCAAAATGCGATCCTGTAATATTAGAACCTGTAATGAAAGTTGAAGTTACTGTACCAGAAGAGTACATGGGAGATGTAATGGGTGACCTTAATTCACGTCGCGGCCGTATCGAAGGAATGGAAGCAGTATCAGGTGCTCAAATTATTCGAGCAATGGTACCGCTAGCTGAAATGTTTGGATATGCAACCACACTTCGTTCTAAGACGCAAGGACGTGGCAATTATTCTATGCATTTCGATCATTATGAGGAAGTACCTAAAAATATTGCAGAAACAATTATTACAAAAAATAAAGGATAA
- the rpsG gene encoding 30S ribosomal protein S7 has translation MPRKGPVARRDVLPDPVYNSKLVTRLINRMMVDGKKSVAQNILYKAFDIVRERTGKDPMEVFDQALKNIMPVLEVRARRVGGANYQVPVEVKPERRLTLGIRWLVNYSRLRGEKTMEERLAAEIIDAANNTGAAVKKREDTHKMAEANKAFAHYRW, from the coding sequence ATGCCACGTAAAGGACCTGTCGCTCGTCGAGATGTATTACCTGATCCAGTGTATAACAGCAAGCTTGTAACTCGTCTAATCAACCGGATGATGGTTGATGGTAAAAAGAGTGTAGCTCAAAATATTCTTTATAAAGCTTTTGATATTGTTAGAGAGCGTACTGGCAAAGATCCAATGGAGGTTTTTGATCAAGCTCTTAAAAATATCATGCCTGTTTTAGAAGTAAGAGCTCGCCGTGTTGGTGGTGCGAACTACCAAGTTCCAGTAGAAGTGAAACCAGAACGTCGTCTGACATTAGGGATTCGCTGGTTAGTCAATTATTCACGTCTTCGTGGAGAAAAAACGATGGAAGAGCGGTTAGCTGCAGAAATTATCGATGCTGCGAATAACACGGGTGCAGCAGTAAAGAAACGCGAAGATACCCATAAAATGGCTGAAGCAAATAAAGCTTTTGCTCATTATCGTTGGTAG
- the rpsL gene encoding 30S ribosomal protein S12, which translates to MPTINQLVRKGRQNKVWKSKSPALQKGYNSFQKEQTNQSSPQKRGVCTRVGTMTPKKPNSALRKYARVRLTNGIEVTAYIPGIGHNLQEHSVVLVRGGRVKDLPGVRYHIVRGALDTAGVQNRMQGRSKYGTKRPKEKK; encoded by the coding sequence ATGCCAACAATTAACCAGTTAGTACGCAAAGGGCGTCAAAATAAAGTATGGAAGTCTAAATCACCTGCTTTACAAAAGGGTTATAACAGTTTCCAAAAGGAGCAAACCAATCAAAGTTCTCCACAAAAACGTGGTGTTTGTACTCGTGTGGGTACAATGACACCGAAGAAACCTAACTCTGCTTTACGTAAGTATGCCCGTGTTCGTCTTACCAATGGAATTGAGGTTACAGCTTATATTCCAGGTATTGGACACAACCTTCAAGAACACAGCGTTGTATTAGTTCGTGGAGGTCGTGTTAAAGACCTACCGGGGGTACGTTATCATATTGTTCGTGGTGCTTTAGATACTGCTGGTGTACAAAATCGTATGCAAGGTCGTTCTAAATATGGTACAAAGCGTCCTAAAGAAAAGAAATAA